TCCGGGAGACGGTGGACGACGTAAAACGCGTGGCTCAGGATACGGACGCCTTGGCCCGCTCCCTGAACGATCTGGCGCAGCGGGCCGAGGATATCGGACAGGTCTTGAATGTGATCAATGATATCGCCGATCAGACCAATCTCTTGGCCCTGAACGCGGCCATCGAGGCGGCCCGGGCCGGAGACGCCGGACGCGGTTTCGCCGTTGTCGCCGACGAGGTTCGTAAGCTCGCAGAGCGTACGGTACAAGCCACCAAGCAGGTGGAAGAAGTGATCACCACGATCCAGACCAGCACCCGAAGTGCCGTGGAGAAAATGGAGCAAACCCGGTCCGTGGTCGAAAACACGGCCGACAAGGCCCTGGTCGCCGGGGAAGCTCTGCAAACAATCGTTGAGCGCTCCGAATCCATGGCGGACATGATCCGGACCATCGCAACAGCCGCTGAGCAGCAATCCGTGACCAGCGACGAAATCAATGAAAGCATCGGCCAAGTCAGTCAATTGTCCATGGCCAACAGTCAGGATATTCAGGAAGCGGACCGTGGTATTCAGGAAATCTCGCAAATGTCGGAGCGTCTGACCGAACTGGTCAAGAAGTTCCAGACTAATTGATCGGGCACGGGTATCTCAACGTAGTTTCGACGCGAATGAAAACAGGGGGGCGGTCCGGGCATTGCCGGGGCCGCCCCCTGTGTTTTTTTCACGGGGCTCCGTTTGGTCCGCTTGAATTCTTTTCGATTACGACAACGAGCACCACTTCGCTGAGCACGAGAGGTTCAGTTCCCTGTTTTCTCGAGGGGCTTGACAAGCGGCCCGAGAGTTAATAGGAATAGTTCTCGTTCACGCAACAGAAGGACGCTGATCATGCCGAAACCCAATCTTCGTTTAACGCCACAGCGAAAAATCATCCTTGAAGAGCTGCGAGGGACCCGGACGCACCCCACTGCCGACGAGGTTTACGACTTGGTGCGCAAGCGGCTTTCCCACGTCAGCCTTGGGACCATCTACCGCAACTTGGAGTTTTTGCATTCCCAGGGACTCATCCGCAAGCTGGACAAGATCGGTCCACAAATGCGGTTCGATGCGTTCGTGGACCCGCATCTGCATGTCTGCTGCGTTGAGTGCGGAAAGGTTGGGGATTTACCTCCGGACGCCGCTTCGGTGGTCATGCGCCGGGACCCCGCCCTTGAAGCCGAGAGTGAATTTCGGATCACCGGGCACTGGCTCGAACTGTACGGCATCTGCGCGGATTGCGTGACGGCGCGTGAAGAAGGTTGACGAAGCGTTCTCTCGATGCGCGACATGTTTTGAAAACCACGAAACCCTACGAAACCTATGGAGGACACCATCATGAGCGGACTGAAAGGAACCCAAACCGAAAAGAACCTGCTGATCGCCTTTGCCGGGGAGTCCCAGGCACGCAACAAGTACACCTACTTCTCCAAGCAGGCCAAGAAGGAAGGGTACGAGCAGATTTCCTTTATTTTCGAGGAAACGGCCAACCAGGAAAAGGAACATGCCAAGCGTCTGTTCAAGTTCATGGAAGGCGGCGAGGTGGAAATCACGGCCTCCTTTCCGGCCGGGGTGATCGGCAACACATATGAGAACCTGATCGCCGCGGCCGAAGGCGAACACCACGAGCAGACTGAAATGTATCCGAGCTTTGCCAAGGTCGCCAAGGAAGAAGGTTTTCCGGAAATCGCCGCGGCCATGGAGGCCATCGCCATCGCCGAGCGGCAGCACGAAAAGCAGTACCGCGAGTTGGCCGCGAACATTCAGTCCGGCAAGGTCTTCCTGAAAGACGTTTCCGTGACCTGGCGATGTCGCAACTGCGGCTATGTCGGCAACGGGTCAAAGGCCCCTCAGAATTGCCCGGCCTGCGACCATCCCCAGGCGCATTTCGAAGTCCTCAAAGAGAACTGGTAGAGTTAACCGTACCCGGCCGGAAGTGCTTTTCGAGATTTATTTCGGCTGGGCGAAAGCATTCAGAAAGGGTTTGACGGACGGCCGTTATCCGAATAGGCTTCCCCTTATCCTTATACCTCATGAACCAAACAAGGAGCGTAGGAATGGCCCAACAACATGAAGTGTACAAATGTGACCTGTGCGGCAATATCATTGACGTGCTGCATGGCGGTGGCGGAGAATTGGTCTGTTGCGGCGAATCCATGAAGTTGATGACCGAGAACACCGTGGACGCCGCCAAGGAAAAACATGTGCCCGTGGTGGAGAAAACGGCCAACGGCTATAAGGTGACCGTAGGGAGCACTCTCCACCCCATGGAAGCCAAGCACTACATCGAATGGATCGAGATTATCGCGGACGGCAAGTCGTACAAGCAGTTCCTGCAACCCGGCCAAGAGCCCGTTGCTGAATTCTGTATCCAGGCCGAACAGGTCACGGCTCGAGAATACTGCAACCTGCACGGCCTTTGGAAGGCTTAGCCGAGCGGCTTGTTTTTCGAACCGGCATCTCGTTTGACGACTAACCCGCCCTACGGCGGGGAATACAGGGAGAAAGCATGGCCAGCCCGGAAGAAATGTATCAATGCCAAGTCACGAATTGCGGATGCATCTACAACCCCGACCGGGGCGACAAGCGTGGCAAGATTCCCGCTGGAACGGAATTTCAAGACCTTCCTGAAACCTGGAAATGTCCGGTCTGCGGAGCTGGCCCAAAATCGTTTCGGCCGCTGGCCGGACCCGGTTCGGCTGCGGAAGAAGCTCCATAATAAAGGACGGCAGTAACCTCTAGCTCAACAAGGAGTCGCTTATGCGATATGTATGCAGTATCTGCGGTTACGTTTACGATCCTGCGGACGGCGACCCAGACAGCGGCGTCGCGGCGGGAACCAGCTTCGACGATGTTCCGGCTGACTGGGCCTGTCCGGTCTGTGGAGCGTCCAAGGATAATTTCGAGCCGGAAGGGTAAGCCGGACCATCACCTCATCAAGCCCTCTCCCGGAGTCCTGGAGAGGGCTTTTTCATTGGAGAATACGAATGCTGCCAGTCGAAATCAAAAAGGATATTTTCTGGGTCGGTTCCGTGGACTGGAACCTCAGGGACTTTCACGGCTACTCCCTTGCCCGGCGGGGCACCACCTATAACGCCTACCTGGTCAAGGACGAAAAAATCGCTCTTTTCGACCTGGTTCCCGCGAATCATGTGGGCGAGTTGCTCCGTTGCCTCAAGGCCACCATTGATCCGGAACAAATCGACTACTTGATCGTCAACCATGTGGAGCCGGACCACTCCGGGGCACTGCCCAAGATCATGGACATCGTCAAACCGGAAAAAGTGTTCTGCTCGCCCATTGCCAAGCAGGCCCTGATCAGCCACTACCACCGCGAGGACTGGCCTTACGAGGTCGTAGCCACTGGGGACAGCATCAGCCTGGGCAAGCGAACGGTTACCTTCCTGGAAACCAAGATGTTGCACTGGCCGGACAGCATGTTTTCCTTCATTCCAGAGGACAAGCTGCTTATCTCCAGCGACGCCTTCGGCCAGAACCTCGCTTCCAGCGAACGGTTCGACGACCAGGTGGATAAAAGTCTATTGTTCGATTTGGCCGCCAGTTACTACGCGAACATCATCCTGCCCTTCTCCCCGCTGGTGCAAAAGCTGTTGGCCAAGATCGGGGAGATGGGCTGGGACATCGACATGATCGCCCCGGATCACGGATTGATCTGGCGAACCCACATCCCGGGAATCCTGGCCAAATACGGAGAGTGGAGCGCCCAAAAACCTCAGCGAAAGGCCGTGGTGTTCTACGACACCATGTGGAAGAGCACCGACCGCATGGCCCGGGCCATTGCCGACGGGATGATGGCCGAGGGCGTAAGCGTGCGTCTGTTCTCGTTAAAGTCGGCCCACCATAGCGATGTCATGCCGTACATTATGGACGCCCAAGCCGTCGTTGCTGGTTCTCCAACCCACAACAACGGCATGCTTCCATTGCTCGCGGACATGCTGACCTACATGAAGGGGCTCAAACCACAGGGCAAAATCGGCGCTGCCTTCGGCTCCTACGGTTGGAGCGGCGAGGCGGCCAAGCAGATTTCCGAGTTCCTGCAATCCGCCAAGGTAGAGATTGTCGCCGAGCCGCTGCGGGTCAAAAACGTCCCCACTGACCAGGATCTGGCCGTCTGCCAGGATTTCGGCAGTAAGATCGGACGAGAAGTGATCTCTCGCGTTCCTGAGTAGTTTTTTTACGGATTATACGACCACCCTCGCCGCCCCGTTCGTTCCGGGCGGAGCCGGGACCGAATGAAAGCAAAGGGCGCTCATATGAGCGTCCTTTCTCATTGCTACCTTCCGAGAGCATGACGGTTGTCTTTTTCACGGAGATGAATCTCGGCTGACCCGAGTACCATTCCTTGGCAATCAGTTGTCTTTTTGTAAGATAAAACAAAAAAGTGTGCTCCCAGCCCCTTTTGGTTGACATGCTTCTGTCGCGGGGCTAGGTAATTCACCATACTTTGGAAAAGCATTGTGTTGAAATGTTCTTTTTTTCACAGGTTCTGGAGTAGGAAGAAGGCTATTCCGCCTAGCCCTGAGAAGCGACATTTTTTCAATGTCTGAAAACCTTTACCTTTAATGCTTTTCACCAAAGGCGATTTCTTCCTGTTTAACCGTTTAAACGGAGGTGGGTTATGAGACTCAGTGTTGGTCTGGCAAAGGAAGGGGCCGAGAAACGGCTCGAATGCCGTGGCGTGAATCGCCGCGACTTCATGAAATTCTGTGCGACCGTCGCCGCTGTCATGGGCATGGAAGCCTCGTTCGCCAAGCAGGTCGCGGCCGCATTGACCGATCCGCGCAGACCCTCGGTGGTCTACTTTCACTTCGCGGAATGCACCGGTTGCTCCATGGCCGTTGTCCGTACGGTCAGCCCGTACATCGACGAATTGCTTCTGGACACCATTTCCCTGGATTATCACGAAACCCTGATGGCCGCCGCCGGGGACGCCGCTGAAGACGCCCTGGAGCAGGCCGTGTCCTCTCCCCATGGGTTCATCGCCGTTGTCGAAGGCGCCATTCCCACCAAGGACAACGGCATTCACGGCATGGTCGGCGGACATACCATGCTGGAAATGGCCCAGAAGTATTTGCCCAAGGCCCAGGCCGTGATCGCCATCGGTGCCTGCGCAACCTTCGGCGGCGTCCAGGCCGCTGATCCGAACCCCACCGACGCCATGGGCGTGAACGAACTGATGGAGCACCTCGGTCTGCCGACACGGGCCATCAATGTCGCCGGCTGTCCGCCTAGCCCATACAACTTCGTGGGCACCGTGGTCCACCTGCTGACCAAGGGCATGCCCGAACTTGACCGCCTGAATCGCCCGAAGATGTTCTACGGCGAGTCGGTTCACGAATTGTGCGAACGGTTGGACCATTTCTTCAATTACGAATTCGCCCCGTCTTTCGATTCTGAAGAGGCCAGAAAGGGTTGGTGTTTGTATGAAGTCGGCTGCAAGGGCCCGGACACCTACAATAACTGCCCCAAGGTCAAGTTCAACGAGACAAACTGGCCTGTGGAAGCCGGCCATCCCTGCATCGGTTGCAGCGAGCCGAAATTCTGGGACCAGCTCAGCCCGTTCTACAAGCCGGTCTAGGCTGCCTTGATTTGTAAACCGTGATTCATGAAACCTATCGTAAGGAGGACATACCATGTCAGGCTGTAAGCCCCAAGCCGCACCGGTCATTCCGGTGACACCACAAAGCGCCTACTCCGGACCGATCGTCGTTGATCCGTTGACCCGGATCGAAGGCCATCTGCGTCTGGAAGTGGAAGTGGACAACGGCAAAGTCGTCAACGCCCGTTCCAGCTCCCAGTTGTACCGTGGTCTGGAGACCATTCTGAAGGGTCGCGACCCAAGAGACGCGCAGCACTTCACCGCTCGCGCGTGCGGGGTCTGAAACTACACACATGCCCTGGCATCCACCCGATGCCTGGACGACGCCGTGGGCGTCGAAATTCCTGATAATGCCCGGATCATCCGCAACTTGGTCATGGCTTCGCAAATTGTGGCCGACCATTTTATTCACTTCTACGTTCTGCACGCCCTGGACTGGGTCGACGTCACCAGCGCCTTGCAGGCCGATCCGGTCAAGGCCGCCAAGATCGCCAACAACATCTCCCCGCGCCCGACCAAGGCTGAGGATTTGAAGGCCGTACAAGAGCGCTTGACCACCTTCGTCAACCAGGGTCAGCTAGGCATTTTTACCAACGCCGACTTCCTGGGCGGACATCCGGCCTACTACCTGCCGCCGGAAGTGAACCTGATCGCCACGGCCCACTACCTGGAGGCCCTGCGCCTGCAGATCAAGGCCACCCGGGCCATCGCCATCTTCGGCGGCAAGGTTCCGCATACCCAGTTCACCATCAGCGGCGGGGTGACCTGCTACGAATCCCTGCGGCCCGAGCGACTGGAAGAGTACCGATCCCTGTTGCGAGAAACCCGTGAATTCATCGAGCAGATGTACATTCCAGACTTGCTGGCAGTGGCCTCCTACTACAAGGATTGGGCCGGCATCGGCGGATGTACCAACTATCTGGCCTTCGGCGAGTTCCCGAAGAACGAAAGAGACCTGAAGAGCCGCTGGCTGCCGCCCGGCGTGATCATGAACCGCGACCTGTCCAACGTCCAGGACGTTGATCCCAAGGCCATCTACGAGCACGTGGCCGCGAGCTGGTACGAAGGCTCCGAGGCCCGCCATCCCTACGAGGGCGTGACCGAGCCCAAGTACACCAAGCTGGGCGATACCGAGCGTTACTCCTGGATGAAGGCTCCGCGGTATCAGGACGAGCCCATGGAAGTCGGCCCGCTGGCCGCCGTGCTGGTGGCCTACGGCAAGGGCCAGCCCGAGACCGTCGCCGCCGTGGATCTTGTTCTGAACCACCTCGGCGTGGGCCCCGAAGCCCTGCACTCCACCCTGGGCCGGACCGCGGCCCGCGGCATCCATACTCTGACCATTGCCCAAAAGATGGAAGACTGGCTGGACGAACTGGTGGACAACCTGAAGAGCGGAAACAACAAGATCGCCGAGAACCATGAAATGCCCGACGAGGCCGAGGGTGTCGGATTCGCCGACGTGCCCCGCGGCGCGCTGAGCCATTGGATCAAGATCAAGGGCGGCAAGATCGAGAACTTCCAGTTGGTGGTTCCCTCCACCTGGAACCTCGGACCGCGCTGCGCCAAGGGCAAGCTGGGACCGGTGGAAGAAGCGCTGATCAACACGCCCATCGCCGATCCGAAGCGCCCCGTGGAACTGTTGCGCACCGTGCACTCCTTCGACCCCTGCATCGCCTGCGGCGTGCACGTCATCGACTCCAAGACCAACCAGGTTCACGAGTTCAAGGTCCTGTAAGCACATAACCTGAGCGTCCGGCGTCGCCTTTCGCGACGCCGGACGGTATGCATGCACGGAGAGCGAAGGGACCCCGTGGGTTGGGGAATCTTCGCTCTCCGTATTTGGAAAATCCGATGAACGATCATAATTCCCGGAAAATTCTAGTCCTCGGAGTGGGCAATATTTTGCTCAAGGACGAGGGCGTCGGCGTGAAGACCGTTGAAAAGCTGCGCGACGGGTACTCCTTTTCCTCCAACGTCGAACTCATGGACGGCGGCACCCTGGGCATGGCCTTGATGGAGCCGATCATGGAGTTTGATCGGCTGATCGTCGTGGACGCCGTGGTCAACGGGGGTGAGCCTGGAACGCTGTACCGGCTGACCGGCGTGGAGATGGGCAAGAGCGTGGCCTTCAAGAACTCCATGCACCAGACCGACCTCCTGGAGACCCTGGCCACCTGCAAGGTTCTGGGCAACTGCCCGGAAACCGTGGTCATCGGCATGGAGCCCAAGGAATACGATCCGTGGGGCACGGAATTGACCCCGCCCTGCCAGGCCCGTCTGGAAGACCTCTGCCGGGCCGTGCTTCGGGAAATTGCGGAGCAGGGCGGCGAGTATCGCCCGAACGCGGCTTGATGCCCCGTTCGATGTTCTGTTGAAAGACGAGCCACTTTTAGTGGGTGTGTTGGACTTGGTGGGTGCCAAGTCCAACCCCGCAAAATTCCGTAAAGTGCGTCTATTGCACTTGGCTATTCAGCGGAATCGGACAGGAAGTCCGGTGTCCGACCCTTCCCCTATCGACTCTTCCCTTTCGGGTTTCCTCATCCGGTTCCGTTGAACGGATACAAGCAATCCCTGACGTCGTCCTGGTGCTGGGTGTGCCTAATTGCCCGTGTCAGGTATTGTCAGGTTTCGCTGAAGGGCTGGGTTGCTCAGCAAAAAAGGAGCCAATGCTTTTTTCCAATCTGTCAAGATTAAACGGCTTGACAATACAGTCGTGGGCGCCCAGTTGCATAGCCAATGCCCTCACCTGCTCCTCTATCATGGCTGTAATGACAATAACCTCTGTTTCGGGGTTGGCGTGCTTAATCTGTTTCAGCACGTCAAATCCGCCTTTTCCGGGCATAATAAGATCCAGCAAGACAACTCGGGGCTGGAACGAGCGATTTTTTTCAAGAGCCTCTTCGCCGTCCACGGCTGCCTCGACGGTATAGCCCTTTAAGCCAAGATACATTTGCAGCAGCCTGACCAATTCGGCCTCATCGTCAACAATCAGAATTTTGCGCAAAGTTCCCCCTTGCCGTCACCGAACCAGGTTGACCTTCCATTGCCGGACGATCCGAAAAAATATCCTTTACCCATCTCAACAAGCCATTGTCGCAATGATGCGGAAGGCTTCAGGCGTGTAACGATGTCATGGAGCAGACAGAAGTTTTTGCATTTTGGCTTCCAGGTTTTGAATATTCACCGGTTTGGGAATAATGATTCTGTTGCCGACGAGGGCTCCGGAATGGACCTCCTTTCTGGTCACGATGGCCGTAACAAAGATGATGGGAATGGACCGGGTCTCGGGGTTGTTCAGGAGATTTTCGGACAATTCGGATCCGCTCGCCCCGGGCATGACAATGTCGAGGAGAATGATGTCCGGTTTCTCGACTATCGCCGCTTTTTTCCCAGTCCTCGCATCGTGTGCCGTAATCACCTGATACTTCCCCGACATTTCCAGGGCTTTCTTTATTGCGCGACAAAAATCCTCTTCATCGTCAATGACCAGCACCTTCTTCTTGGACATGGCAGCCCTCCTGGCACGGGGGCAATCGCCCCGCGGTTACTTTAATATGACCTTGTGCTCATTTAGCCTCAACAAACGTGACAAGGTAGCTGCTCAACAAACGGTATTGCTCACATAGATAGAGTTGTTGAACACCATGGAAAACAAATGGATTCCGGTCTTCGCCGGAATGGCGGATGAAGAATATTGCTACATGTTGAAGTCATGCCGACGAAGGTCGGCGCGGAACGCTATTCAGGTCTTTTTTCTAGCTTTGCTGAGTAGTTACGTGACAAGTTGGGTTAAGATCGTCGCGGAGTCGTGGAGGCTGTCCCTCCTTGTCGGCTTCATTCACCGGCAAGTCGATGAAAAATGTCGCTCCGCCCTGCCTGTTGTTTTCCGCCCAAATTTTTCCTCCATGCTGTTGAACGATCCCGTGCGATATTGACAGCCCCATTCCAGTGCCTTTGCCTTGATCCTTCGTGGTATAGAACGGATCAAATACTCGTAACAAGTCCTTTTTTATGATGCCCGTGCCGGTGTCGGCGACTTCAATCCTCAAGTAATCCTTGCCAGCGGAGCGGACCATCCGCGTGCAAATATCCAACCGCTTTATTTCCATTCCTTCCATTGCCGCCAGGGCATTGGTCAAGAGATTTATCAGCACTTGGTCAATCTTGTTCACGTCCACGGGGATGGACGGGGCCTGGGCGTCGTACTGGGTTGAAACTTCAACTTCTTCGATCCTCATCTGGGTTGCGTACATTTGCAACAATTCGTTAATAATCGAGCTGATATCGCTTAAAACCAGTGTTTCCCTGGATGTGCGTGAAAACTGTTTAAGATTGTCGGCAATGGCAACGATCCGCTCAATCTGCTTGATGCACACGTCAACCTCTTCCTGCATGCCTGGAGGCAGACTGTCCATGCTTTTGAATATCTGCATTTCCAGGGAGATAATGTTCAACGGGTTAAGAATCTCGTGCGCCACGCCAGCCGAAATACGGCTCAGCGCGTTCATCTTTTCCGCCTGCTGGAGACGCAACTCCAGGCTTTTCCGGGTTTCCCGAAGTTCCTCAATGTCGTATTTCTGCTGAATTTCCTTGTTTTTTCGTTCGGTTATGTCCTCAAATATCGCGTACACCTGGAACGGAGTCTTTTCGCCAGAGAAAAAAATCGGCACTGCAGTGATGGACAGCCAGTAGTTGAGCTGGTTTTCCGAGTGGATGATTTCCCTCACCACAGGCCCGACCATTTGACCAGTCTGGAGCGCCGATGCCGTGGGAAGCTGGGCTTCGGACAGTCTTTTGCCGTCCTCGTCAAGCACTTTCCAGTGGGGGATCATCTGCTTTGTCCCGATCATCTGAGATTCGGAAGCTCCGAACATCCTCTCCGCGGCGGGATTTGCCGAAATCACCTTGCCGTCCCCATCATAGTAGATGACGGCCAAAGACATCGTCTCGAACTGACCCCGATGTTTCGCTTCGCTTTGGCGTAACTCTTGTTCAGCACGTTTGCGGTCGGTGATGTCGGTCATGAATCCGTGATACTGGATGATGTCCCCGGTTTCATCCCGCACAGCCCGCGCATTGATGGACGCCCAGAATTCGCTGCCGTCCCTGCGTCGCAGAACACATTCATAGTTGGCGACCTCTTCTTGATTCTCAAGGATGCGGCTCAATTTGGTCCTGTCATCAGCAGAGGCATAAACCTGTCTGGCGATATCCGTAATAGACCCGATCAATTCCTCAGGTGTGGAATATCCGTACATTTTGGCCAGAGCCGGGTTGACTTTGAGATAGCTGCTTCTTGGGGTGATAGCGGAATGACTGAATTCCGGAGTCGAGATGAAAAAGCCGATGGGCGCGTTCCTCAGGAGATCAAAACAGTCGTGGAATCCTGTCTGGCCATGGTCATTCGTGAGGGGCGACTTCGTGGCCATGCTAATCTCCTGGGCAGCATGATTAATTAGAAAGTTGGATGCAAGACCGAAACCGGACGGGGAACGAGGATGAAAAGTAATCTGGTGAGATCCAGAACTTATTTCCCACATACATAAACCAAAAACCAGCGCCGCGACAAGTATGGTGCCTGAGAGTGTCGGTTTTTCCAACGCAAAAGGCCGCCCAGATGGGCGGCCTTTTGCGTTTCCGGCTGGGAGGGGCGGAAAGTTATTTGATGAACAGCATCTCCTGGTAGCTGGGCAGGGCCCACAGGTCGTCGGCCACCACCGTCTCCAGGGAGTCGGCCCATTCTCGGACCGTGTTGATCGCCGGAAGGACCTTTTCGCAGAAGTACTTGGCTTCCTTGAGGGTGTCCCCGTGAGGGACCTTTTCCAGCAAGCCTTCCAGCTCGCCCACGGCTTTCTGCAGAGTGCGCAGTTTGGCGGTCACGTCCTCCAGGGTGATCATCTTCACGTCGTGGCCGATGGCCTTGAGGTTGGCGCAGGTGGTAGCCAATTCGCCCTGGTAGCGCATGGCGGCGGGGAAGATCACGGTCTTGGCCAGGCGGATGGCCAGGTTCGCCTCAGTGTTGATGGTCTTGCTGTACTGCTCCAGGTAAATTTCCTGACGAGAATGCAGTTCCGCCTCAGAGAGCACCCCGTAGGTTTTGAACAGCTCGATCACCGGCTTGCTGGTAATCTCGGGCAAAGCTTCGGGGGTCGTCTTCAGGTTGGGCAGACC
This genomic window from Desulfonatronum sp. SC1 contains:
- the rbr gene encoding rubrerythrin; translation: MSGLKGTQTEKNLLIAFAGESQARNKYTYFSKQAKKEGYEQISFIFEETANQEKEHAKRLFKFMEGGEVEITASFPAGVIGNTYENLIAAAEGEHHEQTEMYPSFAKVAKEEGFPEIAAAMEAIAIAERQHEKQYRELAANIQSGKVFLKDVSVTWRCRNCGYVGNGSKAPQNCPACDHPQAHFEVLKENW
- a CDS encoding FprA family A-type flavoprotein, producing MLPVEIKKDIFWVGSVDWNLRDFHGYSLARRGTTYNAYLVKDEKIALFDLVPANHVGELLRCLKATIDPEQIDYLIVNHVEPDHSGALPKIMDIVKPEKVFCSPIAKQALISHYHREDWPYEVVATGDSISLGKRTVTFLETKMLHWPDSMFSFIPEDKLLISSDAFGQNLASSERFDDQVDKSLLFDLAASYYANIILPFSPLVQKLLAKIGEMGWDIDMIAPDHGLIWRTHIPGILAKYGEWSAQKPQRKAVVFYDTMWKSTDRMARAIADGMMAEGVSVRLFSLKSAHHSDVMPYIMDAQAVVAGSPTHNNGMLPLLADMLTYMKGLKPQGKIGAAFGSYGWSGEAAKQISEFLQSAKVEIVAEPLRVKNVPTDQDLAVCQDFGSKIGREVISRVPE
- a CDS encoding PAS domain S-box protein gives rise to the protein MATKSPLTNDHGQTGFHDCFDLLRNAPIGFFISTPEFSHSAITPRSSYLKVNPALAKMYGYSTPEELIGSITDIARQVYASADDRTKLSRILENQEEVANYECVLRRRDGSEFWASINARAVRDETGDIIQYHGFMTDITDRKRAEQELRQSEAKHRGQFETMSLAVIYYDGDGKVISANPAAERMFGASESQMIGTKQMIPHWKVLDEDGKRLSEAQLPTASALQTGQMVGPVVREIIHSENQLNYWLSITAVPIFFSGEKTPFQVYAIFEDITERKNKEIQQKYDIEELRETRKSLELRLQQAEKMNALSRISAGVAHEILNPLNIISLEMQIFKSMDSLPPGMQEEVDVCIKQIERIVAIADNLKQFSRTSRETLVLSDISSIINELLQMYATQMRIEEVEVSTQYDAQAPSIPVDVNKIDQVLINLLTNALAAMEGMEIKRLDICTRMVRSAGKDYLRIEVADTGTGIIKKDLLRVFDPFYTTKDQGKGTGMGLSISHGIVQQHGGKIWAENNRQGGATFFIDLPVNEADKEGQPPRLRDDLNPTCHVTTQQS
- a CDS encoding Fur family transcriptional regulator, translating into MPKPNLRLTPQRKIILEELRGTRTHPTADEVYDLVRKRLSHVSLGTIYRNLEFLHSQGLIRKLDKIGPQMRFDAFVDPHLHVCCVECGKVGDLPPDAASVVMRRDPALEAESEFRITGHWLELYGICADCVTAREEG
- a CDS encoding desulfoferrodoxin gives rise to the protein MAQQHEVYKCDLCGNIIDVLHGGGGELVCCGESMKLMTENTVDAAKEKHVPVVEKTANGYKVTVGSTLHPMEAKHYIEWIEIIADGKSYKQFLQPGQEPVAEFCIQAEQVTAREYCNLHGLWKA
- the rd gene encoding rubredoxin yields the protein MRYVCSICGYVYDPADGDPDSGVAAGTSFDDVPADWACPVCGASKDNFEPEG
- a CDS encoding response regulator transcription factor: MRKILIVDDEAELVRLLQMYLGLKGYTVEAAVDGEEALEKNRSFQPRVVLLDLIMPGKGGFDVLKQIKHANPETEVIVITAMIEEQVRALAMQLGAHDCIVKPFNLDRLEKSIGSFFAEQPSPSAKPDNT
- a CDS encoding hydrogenase small subunit, translating into MRLSVGLAKEGAEKRLECRGVNRRDFMKFCATVAAVMGMEASFAKQVAAALTDPRRPSVVYFHFAECTGCSMAVVRTVSPYIDELLLDTISLDYHETLMAAAGDAAEDALEQAVSSPHGFIAVVEGAIPTKDNGIHGMVGGHTMLEMAQKYLPKAQAVIAIGACATFGGVQAADPNPTDAMGVNELMEHLGLPTRAINVAGCPPSPYNFVGTVVHLLTKGMPELDRLNRPKMFYGESVHELCERLDHFFNYEFAPSFDSEEARKGWCLYEVGCKGPDTYNNCPKVKFNETNWPVEAGHPCIGCSEPKFWDQLSPFYKPV
- a CDS encoding HyaD/HybD family hydrogenase maturation endopeptidase, producing MNDHNSRKILVLGVGNILLKDEGVGVKTVEKLRDGYSFSSNVELMDGGTLGMALMEPIMEFDRLIVVDAVVNGGEPGTLYRLTGVEMGKSVAFKNSMHQTDLLETLATCKVLGNCPETVVIGMEPKEYDPWGTELTPPCQARLEDLCRAVLREIAEQGGEYRPNAA
- a CDS encoding response regulator, which produces MSKKKVLVIDDEEDFCRAIKKALEMSGKYQVITAHDARTGKKAAIVEKPDIILLDIVMPGASGSELSENLLNNPETRSIPIIFVTAIVTRKEVHSGALVGNRIIIPKPVNIQNLEAKMQKLLSAP
- a CDS encoding nickel-dependent hydrogenase large subunit codes for the protein MSGCKPQAAPVIPVTPQSAYSGPIVVDPLTRIEGHLRLEVEVDNGKVVNARSSSQLYRGLETILKGRDPRDAQHFTARACGVUNYTHALASTRCLDDAVGVEIPDNARIIRNLVMASQIVADHFIHFYVLHALDWVDVTSALQADPVKAAKIANNISPRPTKAEDLKAVQERLTTFVNQGQLGIFTNADFLGGHPAYYLPPEVNLIATAHYLEALRLQIKATRAIAIFGGKVPHTQFTISGGVTCYESLRPERLEEYRSLLRETREFIEQMYIPDLLAVASYYKDWAGIGGCTNYLAFGEFPKNERDLKSRWLPPGVIMNRDLSNVQDVDPKAIYEHVAASWYEGSEARHPYEGVTEPKYTKLGDTERYSWMKAPRYQDEPMEVGPLAAVLVAYGKGQPETVAAVDLVLNHLGVGPEALHSTLGRTAARGIHTLTIAQKMEDWLDELVDNLKSGNNKIAENHEMPDEAEGVGFADVPRGALSHWIKIKGGKIENFQLVVPSTWNLGPRCAKGKLGPVEEALINTPIADPKRPVELLRTVHSFDPCIACGVHVIDSKTNQVHEFKVL
- a CDS encoding rubredoxin; this translates as MASPEEMYQCQVTNCGCIYNPDRGDKRGKIPAGTEFQDLPETWKCPVCGAGPKSFRPLAGPGSAAEEAP